TACCGGAGATATCGATATCGTTCCAGCGCCCTACCAATACTCCCCAGCCTTCGCGGCATTTGGGTGTGCCATCAAAGCTCCATGCCAGCATTTTTGCCAGATCATAGTTCTCCGACTCCTCCGCATTTATGCGCGCCGCCATATAGGCTCCAAAGGGCATCAGCACTTCGTAAGTAGGGTTTTCGGGTTGTGACTGCAAGGCCTTTAATGCGCTTTTAGCGCCTTCCAGGTACTTTTTATCACCAAATTTTTTATAAGCGGAATACAGTACCCAGGAATGACCGGCTGCGGCATCCGGCTGCGCGCAGATCTGCGTTTTCATGGGTTTCATTTGCGCATAGTCGAAGTAGGAATAGTTATAATTACCAGCCAGGATAGAGTCTGCGGCGTAGAATTTATCTGCAATGGTACGCGCTATGGTATCGAAGCCGGGAGCATGGGGATACTTATCGTACACAGCATAGAACAGTACATTAGGATATACATCGTACCACCAGTCGCGGCCGTACCCGCCGCCCAGCAGCGCGACTTCCGGACAGGTATTGTTCATCATTATATTCCAGTGAACGTCCTTATTAAAATAATTCTTCAGCATACTTACATAATCCAGTTCCTGCTGGTTGGCTTTATTGATACCAACGAGTGTGGCGCCAAGCACGGCGCCCATAGTATTCAGCGCTTCATGAAACATGCCTTTATGAACGCCGGGGCCCTGGCGTACATCGCCGATCGCTGTATATAAGCCTGCAACAGTTTGCCGGAAATTTTTATGACTGCTATCGAACCATATCAAAGGCCAATAGGGACCGGTAGCATTCCTGTCGTATACTACACTATCGAAACGTAAGGCCAACTGGCGATAGTCTATAATCTCCAGCGGCTGTGGCAGGTCGGGCATGGAGTCAACGCGCTGCAGGTTCAGCTGAGCTATCGCTTTACCTTTATTCGCCCCGGCTTTATGATCCTGGCAGGCAGCCGCCAGTAATACAAGACCTGTCAATAAAATACTAATCCTCATAGTTATAACATCTGAACGGTTATCAAATAAGTGCCTGTTTTTGAATAGTTATCAAACAGAATGCATCGTTGCTTCAACCGGATCAATGGTATCTGCAGGAGCAGGAGCTTCCGCTCCCAGGGCCTGGCTTTCCTTTATGATGCGTTTGGAAAGTATAATAGAATACAGTTGTAACACAGCAATAATAATGATGGCATAACGTAAGGCTATTTCAACAGAATAACCATATGCCAGCAAAAGAAATACGCCCGCTCCCATAAAACGGCCGACGTATAGTCCTGCCTCATGGTTTAAGATATAGGCAAACTCTCCACGCTTTTCGATCTTAGACAAAACATCTATCACCTGGAACTGGATAGGGAAATAAGCGAGATCCATCAGTGGTTTTGCCATAAGCAGGAAAAGCATAAACAAGATCACTCCCAGCCCGTTAAACAGGATACCATTGATCACTGCCGCCATCGTAAACAGGATAAGCCCCCCGGCAAATACAGCAACCCTATGCGAAGGCTTTGTAATTCTGCCAAGCACATACATCGTTATAGCTGCGATAATAGCGCCGACCGACTGGGCAGTACCCAAAGCGCCTTCCTTTCCCAGTAAACGCATGATAAGCATTGCCGGTGCAGTGACCAGGAAACCCTGTGCCAAACCTTTCAGCAATGCCAGGAACAACATGCGGTACCAAAGGGGATGGAATTTGAAATAAACAAACTTCCGCTGTACCGGATTGGTAAAATGGCCACGGAAGCAGACAACAGAAGCCAGAATAGTTATCACCAGCACCACACCTGTGATAATGGAATAAGCCCTTTGAACCGCCGCCGCTCCGTCGTGCGATTCTATAAACCAGCCAATGACCACCGGGATCACTACTGCTATGATAGTATAAAAGAAGGTCTCCAGCCCATAGTAATAGTTACGGTTGCCATCATTGGTAATTGCCAGCGCCAGATAGTCGCGGTTCGACCAGTAAAAGCCGAAAGACATTCCCATAATGATACCTGCTATACCAATACCTGTAAGGTCAAGTGTTTTCAAAGACATCATCACCATCATAGACACGGCGCTTAACATCATACCTATTGAATACAGTTTCCTGATGTTAAAGTGTTTCAGGAGGAATCCATTCAGGAGAAAGGTAAGCGGGATGCCGGTATAAATAGTGAGCTGGTAGATCACCACTTTGGTGGGATCATTGGAATTACGCATGACGTAGGCGGCCACAAAAATATCGATCACCGGCAGCACGAATGCATACACCAGGTTGGTGAGCACCAATATCCGGAAATTATGTGGCTGGCTATTAAAGTGCGCAACTTCACTGCTTAGTTTGTTCGCCATAAGATTATTTTAATAGATCCAGGATCGCTTTCAGCGAAAAATCTGCGCCACATACGAACTCATCGGCAGCACCATAGTAAACGGTGATAGTATCACCATCCGGATGAACAATATGCCCGTTTGTAAAAACCACTTTACCAAAGAAGCCATTAAGTTCATAATCGGCAGACGGCACCATGATAGGAGTATCTGTCCGGGCAAGCACTTTCGACGGATCCTGTAAATCGAGCAATACAGCGCCCAGGCAATATTCATGTGCTTCGTTGGCACCATGATAAATTTCAAGCCATCCCTTTTCTGTTTTAATGGGCGCAGCCCCGGCGCCTACACGTGCACTATCCCATTTCCCCGGGCGGGTTTTTACCAGACAGTGGTGATTCCCCCAATGCAGTCCATCGGGAGAGGACGCCAGCCAGATATAGTTACCACCCAGGTCAACGCTGCTGGGACGGTGGAGCATATAATACAGACCATTGACCTTTTCTTCAAAGATGGCGCAGTCTTTATTATGCGGCGGCAGTATCATACCATGGTTCTCGAACTCATCCCAATTGACGGTGGTACGCATGCCTACTCCTACTCCATTTTCAGATACGGCGGTGAAGGTGAGATAATACCTGCCTTCCAGCAGTGTAACACGGCAATCTTCGATACCAAAGGCTTCCAGGATGCCGGAGCCCTGTAATAAAGGATACCCCCCGGGTTCATAGAACCTGATGCCATCCTCACTGCATACAAGACGCAGATGAGATAATGTCGTCAGGTAATCGGCTCCTTTATAAGTAATCACACGCGGGTCAGAAGCATCCAGTTCCGGGTCATCTGTAGCAATTTCCATGATACGCATACCTGTTGGCGTTAAAACCGGAAACGAGATAATACCATCTTTCTGTACCGGCCTTTCTGCTACACGGATCAGCATCCAGGTTTTACCGTCATATTCAAATACGCCGGGGTTCAGCAGGCAGGCGATCTGAAGGCCCTCCCTGGAGGGCTTCAGATCTGCGGGCGCCAATAACGGGTTTGCGGCAAAACGCCTTGCTATATCTTTCATTCATTTATTATTTAAATAATGCCTGGTGTTTTCAAACTAAATAACGCTTTATTAATAATCAGCATTCTGCGCCATAGTACCACCTGACCTGTCGATCTCTATTTGTGGAACGGGATATAAGTAATGCCTATCCTGGAAGTTGCGGCCGATGCCTGTAAGAAATGACTTTGCAGTTTTCCAGCGTTTGAGGTCGAGGAAGCGATGTGACTCAAAGCCAAGCTCTACCCTTCTTTCCTGCATCAGCCAGTTTTTCACGGTAGCCTTATCCGTTGCACTTACATTCCTGTCGGGTAAAGTGCCTGCGGGTGCTGTGCCGCCGGTGGCAGTAACCGTAGTACGTGCACGCTGTCTTACCTGGTTGATCAATGCTATGGCAGCGGCCGGGTTATTGATTTCGTTATATGCTTCCGCTTTCCATAACAGCACATCTGCAAAACGGATCAGGACCTTATTAGAAGGAGATTGTTCGTTTCCTTTATTACCGGTGTTGGTTTCGCCCAATATTTTATAAGAAGCCTGCGCTGTAGTATTAACCGTATATAACAACCTGGGATCATTGGCTTCAAAAGCAGCCAGGAAGTTTGCTGTAGGCGCCATAAAGCCCCAGTCCATGATCGCGCAAAGGCCGTTACCATTTGCGGGTACTTGCCCGGTTACATGGTTATAGGAAAAGATCACCTCCTGATCAGCGTATTCTTTGGCAACGGCAAAGTTGTCGAAATAGTTCGCGTTCAGGTGATAGAAACCGGTTGTTTCCAGTTCATTCACCAGGGTAATAACATCGTTCCAGCGCTCCTGGAACAGTGCCACTTTTGCCTGCATAGCAATCACAGCTCCTTTCGACACACGCCACTTATCGGTATTATCGGCATATTTTGTATTAGGTAACAGGTTCTTTGCTTCACCAAGGTCTTTTACGATCTGCGCCCATACCTCTGCCGCAGGAGCTCTTTTAGCGACTTCGTAGGCCTGCTGGAAGTTAGTCAGCGGTGTTAAGATCAAAGGCACATCTCCCCAGTAGTTCACGAGTTCAAAATAGTAGTATGCTCTCAGGAAAAGCACCTCTCCCAGCATCCTGTTACGGAGCGTTTGATCCATAGACAGGCGGGTAATCAACGCTTCATCGGTAAGATAAGAGATGGCTTTATTGATACGGGCAATACCTTCATAACTAAAACTCCACTGCCCTCTGAAGCCGGGGTTATCGGCAGTGAACGAAAAAGAACTAAACTCATCGATCCAGGCCTGATCGCCGTCGGGATTCCATTTCTTTTGCATATCGGCAGAAGCAATGTCCTGCAGAATGATATCAGGGCGGAAAACTGTGCCACCAGTCCAATCCCAGTTACCTCCCAATACATTTAAAGTATTGGCAAGTGTTTGATAAGAACGGTTGACAAACGAGGTGATGGTGCCTATCTGAGGATTACTTTGAACATCTTCCTCCGTTAGCTGGCCTATAGGTTTTTTATCCAGTTGTTTGGAGCATCCAATGCCGGTGCCTATCAGCAAACAAGTGGCTATGATATATATTGATCTCATGATTATAATGTTTAGCGTACTATGAAACTCAAGCATGTTTTAGAACGTCATGTTCACACCGAAAATGAAAGACTTCGCCAATGGATACGTACCCATATCCCTGCTGTCGGTAGACTCCGGATCCAGTCCTTTGTATTGGGTAACGGTAAAGAGGTTTTGTGCAGACACATATACTCTCAGGTTCTGGATCTGCGGAACTGCTTTACCCAGTAAAGACCTGAAGGAATATCCCAGCTCTACGTTCTTCAAACGCATATAAGAGGCATCTTCGATGTAGATAGAAGACATGCGGCTGCTGCCATTGTCGCTGAAAGTAGACCGCGGCGTGCTGTTACTGCTGCCTTCTCCATTCCAGGCTTCCAGCGTACGTACGCTATGGTTGAAAGGACGCGTATCATAATCAGTGATCTTTTTCATTTCATTGAACTTATCTACGTCCTGGATGCCCTGGAAGAGAATATTCAGATCAAAGCCTTTATAACTGCCGGACATGGTAACACCATAGGTCATTTTAGGAACAGGATTACCAATAAAGGTTCTGTCCTTATCGTCGATCACACCATTATTATCCAGGTCTTTGAACCTGATATCTCCGGGTTGTTCGCGTGGATGATCGGGAGCGCCTGCATTCAATGTATTAAACAGGTGCTGTTGTACTTCGGCTGTGTTCTGATAGATGCCTTCCATTACATAACCATAGAAAGATCCCAGTGGTGTACCCGGCTGGTCTCTCCAATAGTCACCCACCCTTACAGGCAGGTTAGGGTGTAATTGTTCTACCTTGTTGGTTACAGTGGCCAGGTTAGCACCTAATGCATATTTAAATGCATTATCATAGTTCTTGTAATTAATGGCCAGTTCGATACCTTTATTAGACACCTTGGCGGCATTGATATAGGTTGGGTCCACAAAACCTGTAGAAAGCGGCAGGTTCACGGGAAGCAGGATATCGCTTGTATTCTTGATAAAATAATCAACAGACACACTTAACTTTCTTGCAATCGTGATATCTGCACCAAAGTTGGTTTGTGTAGTAGATTCCCATTTAAGGTCCGGGTTGCCATAGCGGGCAATTACATAGTCGTCACCCACTTTGCGCATGAGCTGCTGCCATTGGTAATCTTCGAACTGCTGGTTACCCAGTTTACCCACGCTGGCACGCAGCCTGAGATCGGACAACCATTTGGCGCTTTTCATGAAAGACTCTTCGCTGATGCGCCAGCCTGCCGATACGGAAGGGAAATACCCCCACCTGTTATTAGGACCAAAGCGGGAGGAGGCATCTGCGCGAAGGTTAGCAGTAAGCATATACTTTGAATCGTACATATAGGTAGCCGAACCAAAGACAGAGAATAGTGTAGACTCAATTGCGGAGCCGGAACTGCGCATATCGGTTACAGAACCATCGCTGCCATAATCGAGATACTGGAAGGAGGGATCACTATATTCAAAGCGCCTGCGTGAGCCGCCCATGTTATCACTTCTGTAAGTGATATATTCCGTACCTACCAGTGCGCTGATGGAATGTTTGTTAATTCTTGTGGAATAGTTCAATGTATTGTTCCAGGTAACAGCATACTCCTCACCTCTTGCCTCATCCAATGAGTTGGGCCTGTTCTGGCGTCCCAGTCCTTTGTCGGCATCTTCGCCTCCGCCATTATCATCACCGAAGTTCTGGTTGAACTTTTTGCTATGCCCCATGGTAAGATCAATACCTACGTTGGTACGGAGCTTCAAAGCCTGGTTTTTCAGGAAACCATATTCAGCGTAGAAGTTACCGAAGGTTTTAAGGTTATTCACCCTGTCGTTTGTGAAATAAGCCAGGGCAATGGGATTGCTGGTGTATTCGTATTCACTTTCCCAGCCACCGGCAGCCAGGTTATTATTTTTATAAAAAGGCAGATCAGTGAACGGATCCCTTGCTTTCCAGGTGGGATCGGAGGGATCTTTATAAACCGGGATCACAGGAGGCCGGATGAGCGCATGGCGGATGATACCAGGGGCATCTCCCCTGGATGATATACGGCTGAAAGCAGTATTACCAAGCTGGATATTAGTGCCCACCCTGAGGCGATCGCTCAGTGATGCATTAATATTGGTACGAAATGTAAGCCTTCTGAATTTGTCGTTGTCGAACACTACGATACCGTTTTCCTGGTAATAAGTTCCGGAAAGCAGGTATTGCACTTTATCGCTGCCGCCGCTGGCGCTCAGCTGAACGTTCTGAGAGTAGCCTGTTTCAAACAGTTCGTCCAGCCAGTTGGTATTGGCCAGGTCGGAACGGTTCTTATCGGCAGTGTAAGGATTGTTCGAGGGAGAATAACCGATGGTATTGTTCCAGCTTTCTTCCATTTTGGCCATATACTGCCGGCCATTGAGCATTTTGGGCAGGTTGCCTGCCTGCTGGATACCGCGGAAATAGTTCAGGTCGAGGCTATTCCTGCCTTTTTTACCGGTTTTGGTAGTGATCACGATAACACCGTTAGCGGACCGGGAGCCATACATGGCAGCGGCAGAAGCATCGCGCAAGATGGACATGCTGGCGATATCGGTAGGATTGAGGAAGGTGATATCGGTAGCGGGAATTCCATCTACCACAAACAGCGGGCTGGTACTGCCGATGGTACCCACGCCCCTTACCTTAATATCAATTCCATCGCCGGGAGCCCCCGTAGCGGAGGTAACATTGAGGCCGGGCACCTGGCCTTGTAACATTTGCCCTACATTGGCGACCCTGCGCACCTCGGTGTTTTCCATGTTCACCGTAGACAAAGCGCCGCTGATGGAGTTCCGGCGCTGGGTAGTATAACCTACCACCACAACATCGCTCATAGAACTGTCAACCGCTGCGTTCAGCACAATGGATAGCGCCGACTGATTCGCTACCTGTACCTCCTGTGGCTGGTAGCCGGCGTAACTTATTACCAGGGTACCGGATGGTGGCGCCATAATAGAGAATTTACCCAGTGAATCGGTAGTTGTTCCCCTGGTAGTACGCTTCACTTGTATGGAAGCATACTGCAAGGGGCTGCCTGAAGCCGATAAAACGGTACCGGAAACGCGGATATCCGGGTTCTGCGCCCGGAGCATGGCAGGTAATAAGAAACTAAGAAAAAGGATGCCGGTGCAGTACAGAAAAGACCGGATCCGGGCAGATAAGTGGGAGCTTCGCTCCTGCTGATTTCTTTTCATATAGCAGTATATTACTGTTTTAAATACCCGTAATGAAATAACCGTTAATACCATAAAAGTATGACGGTGAACAAGTTAGACTTTGCACTATAGTATCAGGACCTTACACTATAGTAACATCCGGCCATTGAGCCGGCTGCTTTTACGGGTAGTCCCATGCAGGCTGGTCATGAGATAGCTGATTGCTGCGCACGGTAGTCGTTTGGCGCCAGGTCGTATCGTTTTTTAAATTCACGGTAGAAATAAGACTGGCTATTAAAGCCGGTACGGTAGAAAATTTCGGATACGGTAAGCTGGGTAGTTGCCAGCATATGCGCTGCGTGGCGGAGCCGGATATTCTTAATGAACTCGCCCGGCGTCATGCCGGAGAGGGTTTTAATTTTCCTGTACAATTGCATTTTGCTCATAGCCAGTTCCTTTTCCAGGCGGGCTGCATTCAGCTCTACATCGTCGAGCGCGGCCTCCACGATGGCCACTACACTATCGATAAAAGCTTTATCGGCGTCGGGGATGCCGGAAGATTCCAGGTCCAGGGTTGCCGTATCCCTGAAGATCTCCGTGGTTCGTTCGCGGTATTCGAGCAGTTTCCTGATGCGCACCAGTAAATGAGCGGTATGGAAAGGTTTCGCGATATAGGCGTCGGCGCCCACCTCATAACCTTGGGTTTGATGTTCCATACTGTCTTTGGCCGATAGCAGGATAAACGGGATCTGGCAGGTAGCCGGCGCTTCTTTTACACGGCGGCACAGTTCCAGTCCATCCATATCAGGCATCATGATATCACTTATAATAAGATCGGGGGTATGCTTTTGTAAAAAGGCGATCGCTTCTGTGCCATTCACGGCTTCATACATATTATAGTGTTCCTGCAAAAGGTCACGAAGCAGGTAGCGGATATCGGCATCGTCCTCTACAATGAGCAGTTGTTTGCGGTCTTCATCGCCTACTACCTGTGTCAGGTAAGTACGTTTATTCTGTTCGCCGGCGTCATACACCTGTGGAGCTCTATGCCAGGCTGTTACCGAACGGTAGAGTAAAGAAGGATGTTCCGAAACCGTTGCAGCCGAAGCGTGATCATCCCTGTTCACCAGAGGTAACTGTACATGGAATGTTACTATATCATCGTTACATTCTGCATGAATGGCTCCCTGTAACATCGTAACCAGCTGCTGTGTAAAAGCAAGCCCTATTCCGGTACCAAATTTATCGGCCGTGCTGCCGGCGGCTGAGCCCGAATAAAAGCCGGTAAAGAGTTTATCCATTTGCTCCGGCAACATATGACAGCCGGAATTGGAAACCATCATATCAAGACGGGCGCCGGTTCTTTTCATCACGAATAAAACCGTTGCCTGTGGCGGAGAGTGCCTGAAAGCATTTGACAGCAGGTTAAAGACGATCTTTTCCAGTTTGTCTTTATCCATCCATCCTGAAATACCTTCATCGATCTGGCGGCGATAGGTTTTCTCCTGTTGTTCTGCCAGCGGAACAAAAGGCGCTGCCAGGTTGTGCAGCAGTTCGGAGATATCGCAATAACCATATTTAAGATCAGCGACATCGGCTTCCGCTTTCCTGAAATCGAGCAATTGCTGAACGAGATAGGTAAGGCGGGCAGCCTGCTGGTGAATCACCGACATAAAACGGGATCTGTCTTTTTCCATCGACCGTTCAGCCGAACCCAGGATCAACGTCAATGGCGTTTGCAGTTCGTGGGCAATATTGGTAAAGAAGCCAAGACGTTGCTGGTGCAGTTCTTCTTCCCGCAGCCTCATACGATGTTCCAGTTCCAGTTCATTACGGATCAGCATCCTGTTGCGACGGTAGCGGTAAATTGCATAGGCGCCCCAGAGGAACAGGAGCACATAGGCGATCAAAGCCGGCAATGACAGCCAGGGATACTGTTTCACTGTTACCTGCATAGCAGTAACTTCCTGAGACCATTGCCCTTCACCATTAGACCATTTCAATTTCAATTTATAGTTACCGGGTGGCAGGTTGGTATAAATGATCTTACCGGGCGTAGTTTCTTCATGCCAGATCTTATCATATCCTTCCAGCAGGTAAGTAAACTTACATTTTTCGGCATTAAAGAAGCTGACTGCCCTTACCTCCATTTCAATAAAACCTTCTTTGCGCTGCAATACATATTCGCCTGGTGTTGAGCCGGATGGATGTATGACGCTATAACTATCATCGGGTTTTAAGACCTCTCCTATGCGGCGGTTAGCCAGCACCAGGTTAGGCAGGTCATCGGTATTTTTAATTTCAGCCGGATGAAAATAACTGAAGCCAGCGACACCTCCCATCAGCAGGTATCCCGCCGCATCGCGGTAAACTGCGCCATCGGCAAACTCATTGCCATGCAAACCATCGGCCTGCTGGTAATAACTGATAGCTGCTTCCATGGGAGCAGCAGCCGAACTGGCAGCAAGCGCACCAGCAGACGAATTAGCCGGATCAACAGTTGCAGCGGCACGGGCAACCGGCGTTCCTGAAGCAACGGCCGGCGATACACGGGCCAATCCCCTGTTGGTGCTTACCCATATGGCGCCGGCGGCATCTTCCTGAATAGCGTGAATCGTATTATTGGGAAGACCGTTATCCGTAGTTAATTTATTAAACACAGGCATCGCCTTTCCCTGCTCATTTTCATTAAGCGCGTTCAAGCCATAACTTGTACCTATCCAGAGACGATGACCATTGTCGTAATACAGAGATAATACATCGTTGTTTGACAGGCTTCCTTCATAGGTAAATGCTTTATACGATGTAAAACTGCGTGACTTCTTATTCATCAGGCTAAGACCACCGTAGCGGCATCCTACCCAAAGATTATTATTCCTGTCTTCCGCCAGCGCATAAATAATGTCATTGGCGGGACCATTAACACCGTTCTTACTGTTGTTCGAAGTGTATTGCGCTATAAACTTAACGGCAAAGCCTTTACCGGGTTGTTCAGTTAATTTCAAGTGCACCAATCCAAATCCACTGGTACCCAGCCAAACAGAGCTGTCTTTATCGGGCAGGACGGCATATACCGAGCCGAAGGCCGGGAAGCGTTTTGTTCCACTCACTTCACTCCACTTTATAAAGCGCCTGTTTGTTTTATCATAAAGACCAATGCCAGCTCCATCGGTGCCTATATAAACGAGCCCATCGTGTCCTTCTTTCATTACATACACAGCATTGTTATCGAGGGATGCCGGATAAGAATAGTAACGCCTGCCAATGCCCGTTGCAGCCGCACTTACATCCGGCATTTCTATGATACCACCACCTTTGGTACCTATCCACAGGCTTCCATTCACTTTACAGAATGAACGTACAGCGCGATTGTAAGGCATATTGTTATCTGCCATCGCAACAGAGACAAAAGGTTTGGTTGCCGGAGACACTTTGATGATACCATTACCATCGGTGCCATACCATAAGATCTGTTGTGGTCCCTTGCACCAGGATGTGATACGGATATGCTGCATCTGCTGTACTTCTGCAGCCAGGAAAGACGACGATTGAAAAGCAGCATCATACACGGCAAATCCCCTGTTTGCCCACGCCAGCAGATAATGCTCTTTGTAGAAGCTCATAGCAGTAATCCCTGCAGGCAATGTAAGCAGCCTGGTTGTTTGACGCGCATTGCCGGAAAGGCGATAAAGCTGGTTACCGGCGTCAACATAAAACAAGGCATCATTCAGGAGAAAAAAGCTATTGATGCCGCGGGTGGCAGCTGCATGACGGATAGCATTAAAGCTCCATCCATCGGCCTGGTATGCTTCCAGTATGCCGGCATTATTCAGCAACCAAAGGCGATTAGACCTGTCGAAAGCCATTTTAGTTACACCGGATGGGTGGCGTGGTAAAACACAAAGGCGAAAAGTATCTGCCGCCACGTCGTAACGGAGCAGCCCGTCATGCTGGGTAAAACAATACACAGTTCCGGCAGTATCAACAGTCAGCTGAAACTCCTGTTCACCGATGTTGCTGCGCTGATACTGGCCGTAAAAATAGTTTCTGATCGCACCGGTAGTTTTATTGAAACGGGAAATACCTTCGATAGTGCTCACCCAAAGATTTCCCCTTTTGTCTTCTGTAATAAACCGGGCGACATTGTTGCCTATGCCACTGCTGCTACCGGTGTTGCCATAATTGAATACATGGAAACTACTGCCATCGTAGCGGTTAAGGCCATCCCAGGTAGCAACCCAT
The Filimonas effusa genome window above contains:
- a CDS encoding hybrid sensor histidine kinase/response regulator transcription factor, with translation MPVLFCSAFSQLHAQPVPLARFLIQKLDNKNGLSNSSVNFLYNDADNLLWVATWDGLNRYDGSSFHVFNYGNTGSSSGIGNNVARFITEDKRGNLWVSTIEGISRFNKTTGAIRNYFYGQYQRSNIGEQEFQLTVDTAGTVYCFTQHDGLLRYDVAADTFRLCVLPRHPSGVTKMAFDRSNRLWLLNNAGILEAYQADGWSFNAIRHAAATRGINSFFLLNDALFYVDAGNQLYRLSGNARQTTRLLTLPAGITAMSFYKEHYLLAWANRGFAVYDAAFQSSSFLAAEVQQMQHIRITSWCKGPQQILWYGTDGNGIIKVSPATKPFVSVAMADNNMPYNRAVRSFCKVNGSLWIGTKGGGIIEMPDVSAAATGIGRRYYSYPASLDNNAVYVMKEGHDGLVYIGTDGAGIGLYDKTNRRFIKWSEVSGTKRFPAFGSVYAVLPDKDSSVWLGTSGFGLVHLKLTEQPGKGFAVKFIAQYTSNNSKNGVNGPANDIIYALAEDRNNNLWVGCRYGGLSLMNKKSRSFTSYKAFTYEGSLSNNDVLSLYYDNGHRLWIGTSYGLNALNENEQGKAMPVFNKLTTDNGLPNNTIHAIQEDAAGAIWVSTNRGLARVSPAVASGTPVARAAATVDPANSSAGALAASSAAAPMEAAISYYQQADGLHGNEFADGAVYRDAAGYLLMGGVAGFSYFHPAEIKNTDDLPNLVLANRRIGEVLKPDDSYSVIHPSGSTPGEYVLQRKEGFIEMEVRAVSFFNAEKCKFTYLLEGYDKIWHEETTPGKIIYTNLPPGNYKLKLKWSNGEGQWSQEVTAMQVTVKQYPWLSLPALIAYVLLFLWGAYAIYRYRRNRMLIRNELELEHRMRLREEELHQQRLGFFTNIAHELQTPLTLILGSAERSMEKDRSRFMSVIHQQAARLTYLVQQLLDFRKAEADVADLKYGYCDISELLHNLAAPFVPLAEQQEKTYRRQIDEGISGWMDKDKLEKIVFNLLSNAFRHSPPQATVLFVMKRTGARLDMMVSNSGCHMLPEQMDKLFTGFYSGSAAGSTADKFGTGIGLAFTQQLVTMLQGAIHAECNDDIVTFHVQLPLVNRDDHASAATVSEHPSLLYRSVTAWHRAPQVYDAGEQNKRTYLTQVVGDEDRKQLLIVEDDADIRYLLRDLLQEHYNMYEAVNGTEAIAFLQKHTPDLIISDIMMPDMDGLELCRRVKEAPATCQIPFILLSAKDSMEHQTQGYEVGADAYIAKPFHTAHLLVRIRKLLEYRERTTEIFRDTATLDLESSGIPDADKAFIDSVVAIVEAALDDVELNAARLEKELAMSKMQLYRKIKTLSGMTPGEFIKNIRLRHAAHMLATTQLTVSEIFYRTGFNSQSYFYREFKKRYDLAPNDYRAQQSAIS